The following proteins are encoded in a genomic region of Drosophila willistoni isolate 14030-0811.24 chromosome 3R, UCI_dwil_1.1, whole genome shotgun sequence:
- the LOC6651293 gene encoding regulator of gene activity isoform X2: MANLNFQQPPRSIANAALAGRTTGGIGGNTLGGHVIFQADFANSYPGPATYGQTQQQQQQQQQQQQQQQQQQQQQQQQPQLSPNRNAQLSVGGPALSSGNRNANLFGQRQFVDRRAMQGLGSGPMSNMGNFMQTGRGGGGGGGGPLNNFHVFGGGSGADSSTPALLDPTEFPSLTNARGQNDQSLPQSNPLQPPGSKPYVGMVKQPTSEQSEFTMSNEDFPALPGTQNSDGTTNAVGNTSSGAGGVTENHLDGTEKAMNSIVVSGGSGSGSTSGSSVGVVGGNGLGAVGSGLGGVVVGGSGGGSSSSVAISGTHVGLVGSGMNSVTSTNAMMGVGGGLGSGPGSGPGSGGGCEHLNDNSSNDKLVKSGVQTSPDGKVTNIPASMVNNQFGMVGLLAFIRAAETDPNLVTLSLGTDLTALGLNLNSQESLHPTFAGPFVEQPCRAQDVEFNVPPEYLINFAIRDKLTAPVLKKLQEDLLFFLFYTNIGDMMQLMAAAELHSREWRYHVEEKIWITRIPGINQYEKNGTKERGTFYYFDAQSWKRLSKVFQIDAEKLDKCPNISAFMNGQSV; this comes from the exons ATGgcgaatttaaattttcaacaaCCCCCAAGAAGTATAGCGAACGCGGCGTTAGCTGGTCGAACGACTGGCGGCATAGGTGGTAACACTCTGGGTGGTCATGTTATATTCCAAGCCG ACTTTGCCAATTCTTATCCAGGGCCAGCGACTTATGGGcaaacgcagcagcagcaacaacaacagcagcagcagcagcaacaacaacaacagcagcagcagcaacaacaacagcagccgcAGCTATCGCCGAATCGTAATGCGCAGCTATCAGTTGGAGGTCCCGCCTTATCAAGTGGCAATCGCAATGCGAATCTATTTGGCCAGCGACAGTTTGTCGATCGGCGTGCGATGCAAGGACTGGGAAGCGGACCTATG TCCAATATGGGCAACTTTATGCAGACGGGtcgcggcggcggcggcggtggggGTGGCCCTTTAAACAATTTCCATGTATTCGGTGGTGGAAGCGGCGCAGATTCATCTACACCTGCGCTGCTCGATCCGACGGAATTTCCATCATTGACGAATGCGCGTGGTCAGAACGATCAGTCACTGCCCCAATCGAATCCGCTCCAGCCGCCGGGCAGTAAACCCTATG TTGGCATGGTGAAGCAACCCACGTCAGAGCAATCGGAATTCACGATGTCAAATGAGGACTTCCCTGCGTTACCGGGCACCCAAAACTCGGACGGCACAACAAACGCTGTGGGAAATACTAGTAGCGGAGCTGGTGGTGTGACAGAAAATCATTTAGATGGCACGGAAAAAGCAATGAACTCGATTGTGGTCAGCGGAGGAAGCGGTTCAGGTAGCACCAGTGGCTCCAGCGTCGGCGTTGTAGGCGGCAACGGTCTGGGTGCAGTGGGCAGTGGCCTCGgaggtgttgttgttggtggcagcggcggcggtaGTTCATCCAGTGTTGCCATCAGCGGGACACATGTAGGATTAGTGGGCAGCGGTATGAACAGTGTAACCAGCACCAATGCCATGATGGGTGTCGGCGGTGGCCTGGGCAGCGGGCCAGGTAGTGGGCCCGGCAGCGGAGGCGGTTGCGAGCATCTGAACGATAATTCCAGCAATGATAAACTTGTGAAAAGCGGCGTTCAAACATCGCCCGATG gcAAGGTCACAAACATACCAGCGAGCATGGTGAACAATCAGTTTGGCATGGTGGGTCTACTCGCATTCATTCGAGCAGCTGAAACTGATCCCAACTTGGTGACGTTATCATTGGGTACGGATCTGACAGCTCTGGGTCTAAATCTAAACTCACAAGAAAGTTTGCATCCAACATTCGCTGGACCATTCGTGGAACAGCCCTGCAG AGCACAAGACGTTGAGTTCAACGTGCCACCCGAATATCTGATCAATTTTGCGATTAGAGATAAACTAACTGCTCCGGTACTGAAAAAATTGCAGGAAGATCTGCTATTTTTCCTCTTTTACACAAATATCGGTGATATGATGCAATTAATGGCAGCTGCTGAATT GCATAGTCGCGAATGGCGGTATCATGTGGAGGAGAAAATTTGGATAACTCGAATTCCTGGCATTAATCAATATGAAAAAAATGGTACAAAAGAGCGTGGCACCTTCTACTACTTTGATGCGCAAAGTTGGAAACGTTTGTCCAAGGTTTTCCAAATAGATGCCGAGAAATTAGATAAATGTCCCAATATAAGTGCGTTTATGAATGGACAgtctgtataa
- the LOC6651293 gene encoding regulator of gene activity isoform X3, with product MANLNFQQPPRSIANAALAGRTTGGIGGNTLGGHVIFQAGPATYGQTQQQQQQQQQQQQQQQQQQQQQQQQPQLSPNRNAQLSVGGPALSSGNRNANLFGQRQFVDRRAMQGLGSGPMSNMGNFMQTGRGGGGGGGGPLNNFHVFGGGSGADSSTPALLDPTEFPSLTNARGQNDQSLPQSNPLQPPGSKPYGNFFTSFGMVKQPTSEQSEFTMSNEDFPALPGTQNSDGTTNAVGNTSSGAGGVTENHLDGTEKAMNSIVVSGGSGSGSTSGSSVGVVGGNGLGAVGSGLGGVVVGGSGGGSSSSVAISGTHVGLVGSGMNSVTSTNAMMGVGGGLGSGPGSGPGSGGGCEHLNDNSSNDKLVKSGVQTSPDGKVTNIPASMVNNQFGMVGLLAFIRAAETDPNLVTLSLGTDLTALGLNLNSQESLHPTFAGPFVEQPCRAQDVEFNVPPEYLINFAIRDKLTAPVLKKLQEDLLFFLFYTNIGDMMQLMAAAELHSREWRYHVEEKIWITRIPGINQYEKNGTKERGTFYYFDAQSWKRLSKVFQIDAEKLDKCPNISAFMNGQSV from the exons ATGgcgaatttaaattttcaacaaCCCCCAAGAAGTATAGCGAACGCGGCGTTAGCTGGTCGAACGACTGGCGGCATAGGTGGTAACACTCTGGGTGGTCATGTTATATTCCAAGCCG GGCCAGCGACTTATGGGcaaacgcagcagcagcaacaacaacagcagcagcagcagcaacaacaacaacagcagcagcagcaacaacaacagcagccgcAGCTATCGCCGAATCGTAATGCGCAGCTATCAGTTGGAGGTCCCGCCTTATCAAGTGGCAATCGCAATGCGAATCTATTTGGCCAGCGACAGTTTGTCGATCGGCGTGCGATGCAAGGACTGGGAAGCGGACCTATG TCCAATATGGGCAACTTTATGCAGACGGGtcgcggcggcggcggcggtggggGTGGCCCTTTAAACAATTTCCATGTATTCGGTGGTGGAAGCGGCGCAGATTCATCTACACCTGCGCTGCTCGATCCGACGGAATTTCCATCATTGACGAATGCGCGTGGTCAGAACGATCAGTCACTGCCCCAATCGAATCCGCTCCAGCCGCCGGGCAGTAAACCCTATGGTAATTTCTTTACCTCTT TTGGCATGGTGAAGCAACCCACGTCAGAGCAATCGGAATTCACGATGTCAAATGAGGACTTCCCTGCGTTACCGGGCACCCAAAACTCGGACGGCACAACAAACGCTGTGGGAAATACTAGTAGCGGAGCTGGTGGTGTGACAGAAAATCATTTAGATGGCACGGAAAAAGCAATGAACTCGATTGTGGTCAGCGGAGGAAGCGGTTCAGGTAGCACCAGTGGCTCCAGCGTCGGCGTTGTAGGCGGCAACGGTCTGGGTGCAGTGGGCAGTGGCCTCGgaggtgttgttgttggtggcagcggcggcggtaGTTCATCCAGTGTTGCCATCAGCGGGACACATGTAGGATTAGTGGGCAGCGGTATGAACAGTGTAACCAGCACCAATGCCATGATGGGTGTCGGCGGTGGCCTGGGCAGCGGGCCAGGTAGTGGGCCCGGCAGCGGAGGCGGTTGCGAGCATCTGAACGATAATTCCAGCAATGATAAACTTGTGAAAAGCGGCGTTCAAACATCGCCCGATG gcAAGGTCACAAACATACCAGCGAGCATGGTGAACAATCAGTTTGGCATGGTGGGTCTACTCGCATTCATTCGAGCAGCTGAAACTGATCCCAACTTGGTGACGTTATCATTGGGTACGGATCTGACAGCTCTGGGTCTAAATCTAAACTCACAAGAAAGTTTGCATCCAACATTCGCTGGACCATTCGTGGAACAGCCCTGCAG AGCACAAGACGTTGAGTTCAACGTGCCACCCGAATATCTGATCAATTTTGCGATTAGAGATAAACTAACTGCTCCGGTACTGAAAAAATTGCAGGAAGATCTGCTATTTTTCCTCTTTTACACAAATATCGGTGATATGATGCAATTAATGGCAGCTGCTGAATT GCATAGTCGCGAATGGCGGTATCATGTGGAGGAGAAAATTTGGATAACTCGAATTCCTGGCATTAATCAATATGAAAAAAATGGTACAAAAGAGCGTGGCACCTTCTACTACTTTGATGCGCAAAGTTGGAAACGTTTGTCCAAGGTTTTCCAAATAGATGCCGAGAAATTAGATAAATGTCCCAATATAAGTGCGTTTATGAATGGACAgtctgtataa
- the LOC6651293 gene encoding regulator of gene activity isoform X1: protein MANLNFQQPPRSIANAALAGRTTGGIGGNTLGGHVIFQADFANSYPGPATYGQTQQQQQQQQQQQQQQQQQQQQQQQQPQLSPNRNAQLSVGGPALSSGNRNANLFGQRQFVDRRAMQGLGSGPMSNMGNFMQTGRGGGGGGGGPLNNFHVFGGGSGADSSTPALLDPTEFPSLTNARGQNDQSLPQSNPLQPPGSKPYGNFFTSFGMVKQPTSEQSEFTMSNEDFPALPGTQNSDGTTNAVGNTSSGAGGVTENHLDGTEKAMNSIVVSGGSGSGSTSGSSVGVVGGNGLGAVGSGLGGVVVGGSGGGSSSSVAISGTHVGLVGSGMNSVTSTNAMMGVGGGLGSGPGSGPGSGGGCEHLNDNSSNDKLVKSGVQTSPDGKVTNIPASMVNNQFGMVGLLAFIRAAETDPNLVTLSLGTDLTALGLNLNSQESLHPTFAGPFVEQPCRAQDVEFNVPPEYLINFAIRDKLTAPVLKKLQEDLLFFLFYTNIGDMMQLMAAAELHSREWRYHVEEKIWITRIPGINQYEKNGTKERGTFYYFDAQSWKRLSKVFQIDAEKLDKCPNISAFMNGQSV, encoded by the exons ATGgcgaatttaaattttcaacaaCCCCCAAGAAGTATAGCGAACGCGGCGTTAGCTGGTCGAACGACTGGCGGCATAGGTGGTAACACTCTGGGTGGTCATGTTATATTCCAAGCCG ACTTTGCCAATTCTTATCCAGGGCCAGCGACTTATGGGcaaacgcagcagcagcaacaacaacagcagcagcagcagcaacaacaacaacagcagcagcagcaacaacaacagcagccgcAGCTATCGCCGAATCGTAATGCGCAGCTATCAGTTGGAGGTCCCGCCTTATCAAGTGGCAATCGCAATGCGAATCTATTTGGCCAGCGACAGTTTGTCGATCGGCGTGCGATGCAAGGACTGGGAAGCGGACCTATG TCCAATATGGGCAACTTTATGCAGACGGGtcgcggcggcggcggcggtggggGTGGCCCTTTAAACAATTTCCATGTATTCGGTGGTGGAAGCGGCGCAGATTCATCTACACCTGCGCTGCTCGATCCGACGGAATTTCCATCATTGACGAATGCGCGTGGTCAGAACGATCAGTCACTGCCCCAATCGAATCCGCTCCAGCCGCCGGGCAGTAAACCCTATGGTAATTTCTTTACCTCTT TTGGCATGGTGAAGCAACCCACGTCAGAGCAATCGGAATTCACGATGTCAAATGAGGACTTCCCTGCGTTACCGGGCACCCAAAACTCGGACGGCACAACAAACGCTGTGGGAAATACTAGTAGCGGAGCTGGTGGTGTGACAGAAAATCATTTAGATGGCACGGAAAAAGCAATGAACTCGATTGTGGTCAGCGGAGGAAGCGGTTCAGGTAGCACCAGTGGCTCCAGCGTCGGCGTTGTAGGCGGCAACGGTCTGGGTGCAGTGGGCAGTGGCCTCGgaggtgttgttgttggtggcagcggcggcggtaGTTCATCCAGTGTTGCCATCAGCGGGACACATGTAGGATTAGTGGGCAGCGGTATGAACAGTGTAACCAGCACCAATGCCATGATGGGTGTCGGCGGTGGCCTGGGCAGCGGGCCAGGTAGTGGGCCCGGCAGCGGAGGCGGTTGCGAGCATCTGAACGATAATTCCAGCAATGATAAACTTGTGAAAAGCGGCGTTCAAACATCGCCCGATG gcAAGGTCACAAACATACCAGCGAGCATGGTGAACAATCAGTTTGGCATGGTGGGTCTACTCGCATTCATTCGAGCAGCTGAAACTGATCCCAACTTGGTGACGTTATCATTGGGTACGGATCTGACAGCTCTGGGTCTAAATCTAAACTCACAAGAAAGTTTGCATCCAACATTCGCTGGACCATTCGTGGAACAGCCCTGCAG AGCACAAGACGTTGAGTTCAACGTGCCACCCGAATATCTGATCAATTTTGCGATTAGAGATAAACTAACTGCTCCGGTACTGAAAAAATTGCAGGAAGATCTGCTATTTTTCCTCTTTTACACAAATATCGGTGATATGATGCAATTAATGGCAGCTGCTGAATT GCATAGTCGCGAATGGCGGTATCATGTGGAGGAGAAAATTTGGATAACTCGAATTCCTGGCATTAATCAATATGAAAAAAATGGTACAAAAGAGCGTGGCACCTTCTACTACTTTGATGCGCAAAGTTGGAAACGTTTGTCCAAGGTTTTCCAAATAGATGCCGAGAAATTAGATAAATGTCCCAATATAAGTGCGTTTATGAATGGACAgtctgtataa